A single region of the Rhipicephalus microplus isolate Deutch F79 chromosome 10, USDA_Rmic, whole genome shotgun sequence genome encodes:
- the LOC119181692 gene encoding uncharacterized protein LOC119181692, whose translation MTAQWLKLLPCTNLVVDGADRMLSIGLEREVTQIAHQIRPDHQTVMLVPSWPKGTQRLVYFLLENYVQVNHGSAQPRVVRVKQSVYVVKQTEKERAFTELLEDLLRDEVGKVVVYAKTRAAVRKVTLQLRERNWRTVAVRRGMALEQRLWTLSTFRTGGSRVLLATHECGRYLAWDYVRFLVDLDFSVKPHGYTMFVKQLGSVAVEGAEVHIFFTSDDSRHAEELVATLRQAGQAVPASSINSQRRHVPELGPAAIQNCDAIGTLAARMTLRW comes from the coding sequence ATGACGGCACAGTGGTTGAAGCTTCTCCCGTGCACGAACCTTGTCGTCGACGGCGCAGACCGGATGCTGTCCATTGGACTGGAACGCGAGGTGACGCAGATAGCCCACCAGATCAGGCCGGACCACCAGACGGTGATGTTGGTCCCCTCGTGGCCGAAGGGCACGCAACGCCTCGTCTATTTCCTGCTTGAGAACTACGTCCAGGTAAACCATGGCTCCGCGCAGCCTCGCGTGGTGCGCGTCAAGCAGAGTGTGTACGTCGTCAAGCAGACCGAGAAAGAGCGCGCGTTCACCGAGCTCCTCGAGGACTTGCTCAGGGACGAGGTCGGAAAAGTTGTGGTGTACGCAAAGACACGGGCAGCGGTACGCAAGGTGACATTGCAGCTGCGAGAGAGGAACTGGCGTACGGTCGCCGTTCGCCGCGGCATGGCGCTTGAGCAGCGTCTTTGGACGCTGAGCACGTTTCGCACCGGGGGCTCTCGCGTACTACTGGCGACTCACGAATGCGGACGGTACCTGGCCTGGGACTACGTGCGTTTCCTTGTGGACTTAGACTTTTCCGTTAAGCCACACGGCTACACAATGTTCGTCAAGCAGCTGGGCAGCGTCGCCGTCGAGGGTGCCGAGGTGCACATTTTCTTCACGTCTGACGATAGCCGGCACGCTGAGGAGCTGGTCGCGACGCTACGACAGGCAGGGCAAGCGGTGCCTGCGAGCTCTATAAACTCGCAAAGGAGACATGTGCCAGAGTTGGGCCCGGCCGCAATACAAAATTGTGACGCCATAGGTACATTGGCAGCTCGGATGACGCTTCGGTGGTGA